Genomic DNA from Longimicrobiales bacterium:
CCTGCCGTGACGCTTCTGAGTCAGGCGGCATTTGAGGATGGGACCTACGAGATCTCGGAGCCTGGCGTCTACCGCCTGGCTGAGGATATTTCGTTCAATCCTCACCCCGTCGGGAGCCTTGGTGAAGACGGAGTGACTAAGCTCGACGCTTACGACGCGGGTTTGCCTTTCCGATCCCAGCTTGGAATGGGAGAAGGTCAGTATGACCCGGCCGCGTACGGCATAGGTTTTTTCGCCGCGATAGCGATCTTCGCGGATGACGTGACGCTTGACCTCAACGGTCACACGATCGAACAGCATGCCGAGCACGCGCTGCTGCAGCGCTTCTTCGCGGTCATCGAGACCTCTGATCGGCCCTTCGTTCCAGGCCAGGGGCCGCACGGTTTTGGGGCGACGATCCAGTCGGCCACGAATCTGACCATCAAGAACGGCACGATCGGTAGAAGTTCTCATCACGGCATCCACGGCAATGGCAACCGCAATGTGAAGATCAAGAACGTCGACTTCGTCGACTTCGAGGTCGCCGCGGTCGCGCTCAATGGAGTCGAGGGTCTGAAGGTCATCGAGACCACCGCGCGCAACCGCGAGGATGTTCCGGTCATCGGCACATACTCGAACGCGCGCTTCATTGCCGCCTACCTCGACTGGCTTGTCATGACAAGCTCTGCGACGACCCTCCGCGTTCAGGGCGTGGAGCTGAGCGCGAGCCAGGTCCAGTCGGCGCTGCGAGCCTCGGTAAACGCAGTGTTCGAAGACGTGATCGAGGATGGGGCGGGGTTCATCGACCCGGTCGAGCATCCCGACGCCTACGCGCTCTACCACAACTGGCATGGGATCATCGACGGCAACTCCTACGGCTTCCTCGTTAATCCGCTGGGGGTCGCGGTGAACGGTTTCCCGAACCGAGCGAAGGCCAACCCGTCGCGCGACATCGTCTTCCGAGACGTGTCGATTTCGAGCCAGCGGGCCTTCATCAACGAGGTGGTCGCTG
This window encodes:
- a CDS encoding right-handed parallel beta-helix repeat-containing protein; its protein translation is MICMMDLRIFKVLNWCVLATPRSFSVAFVAIAAAGTTSLLASVALADGPAVTLLSQAAFEDGTYEISEPGVYRLAEDISFNPHPVGSLGEDGVTKLDAYDAGLPFRSQLGMGEGQYDPAAYGIGFFAAIAIFADDVTLDLNGHTIEQHAEHALLQRFFAVIETSDRPFVPGQGPHGFGATIQSATNLTIKNGTIGRSSHHGIHGNGNRNVKIKNVDFVDFEVAAVALNGVEGLKVIETTARNREDVPVIGTYSNARFIAAYLDWLVMTSSATTLRVQGVELSASQVQSALRASVNAVFEDVIEDGAGFIDPVEHPDAYALYHNWHGIIDGNSYGFLVNPLGVAVNGFPNRAKANPSRDIVFRDVSISSQRAFINEVVAVRQGAGPAIDPIGAVFMLKNTHPDTGAPITVTSLEDGTATYRGNALANAQALVAKAAHNEEFPPFLNVSRLNITPEIVSWIESQGVLSDLVPTPSDYLCNGDTMFHVNKGVIGFKIDGAVGVRMRDTEAENLENLGLQGTSLCGDYAKSNPHATLEGYGGATVRAYTFAGSSDVRLKDVSASNLWSLAGSVSGCEVLTDSDRIRVRDCDVYDVEAGLSFVDGEVGPNEEPTATGVRIGADAGSKIRTRNIRLDGAEAFGDVTTIRDDRP